In the Deinococcus malanensis genome, one interval contains:
- a CDS encoding AAA family ATPase, translating into MTRLVSPPAPGTSRAALQASLDQLDRVILGKAGQVRLAMTCLLARGHLLIEDQPGVGKTTLAQALARTCGLHFRRVQFTADLLPADLLGVSIWDAGAATFRFQPGPVFSEVLLADEINRATPRTQGALLEAMEERQVSEGGVTRPLPDPFFVIATQNPAAFVGTSPLPEAQLDRFLLTVTLGYPDPRAERDLLETGGRSQTVRDLPPVLNAPLLTAMQREVDAVHAAAPLLDYLQLLARATREHPAFEAGLSPRALLALLAAARAWAYLAGRDMVLPEDVQAVFPSLAAHRLPPRDPSQSVGDLLTRVLADTPIP; encoded by the coding sequence ATGACCCGCCTCGTCTCCCCCCCAGCCCCCGGCACGTCGCGCGCCGCCCTGCAGGCGTCCCTGGACCAGCTTGACCGGGTCATTCTGGGCAAGGCAGGCCAGGTGCGGCTGGCCATGACCTGCCTGCTGGCGCGCGGGCACCTGCTGATCGAGGACCAGCCTGGCGTGGGGAAGACCACCCTGGCCCAGGCCCTGGCCCGTACCTGTGGACTGCATTTCCGCCGTGTCCAGTTCACGGCAGACCTCTTGCCCGCCGATCTGCTGGGCGTGAGTATCTGGGACGCGGGCGCGGCCACCTTCCGCTTCCAGCCGGGCCCCGTGTTCAGCGAGGTGCTGCTGGCCGATGAGATCAACCGCGCCACCCCGCGCACCCAGGGGGCCCTGCTGGAAGCCATGGAGGAGCGGCAGGTCAGTGAAGGCGGCGTGACCCGCCCCCTGCCCGATCCCTTTTTCGTTATTGCTACGCAGAACCCGGCTGCTTTTGTGGGGACCTCGCCTCTGCCGGAAGCGCAACTGGACCGCTTTCTGCTGACGGTCACGCTGGGCTATCCGGACCCGAGGGCCGAGCGTGACCTGCTGGAGACCGGCGGGCGCAGCCAGACCGTCCGGGACCTGCCGCCCGTGCTGAATGCCCCGCTGCTGACCGCCATGCAGCGGGAAGTGGACGCGGTGCACGCTGCCGCGCCACTGCTGGACTACCTCCAGTTGCTGGCCCGCGCCACCCGCGAGCATCCGGCCTTCGAGGCCGGCCTGAGTCCGCGGGCCCTGCTGGCGCTCCTGGCCGCCGCGAGGGCCTGGGCGTACCTCGCGGGCCGCGACATGGTTCTGCCAGAAGACGTTCAGGCCGTGTTTCCGTCACTGGCGGCCCACCGCCTGCCCCCACGTGATCCTTCGCAGTCGGTTGGGGACCTGCTGACCCGCGTGCTGGCCGACACGCCTATTCCCTGA
- a CDS encoding VanZ family protein, translated as MAAIWWLSSQPETLGPDLRHPLDWIAHFLAYLALAFSLGRATASRTAAFLMAVWFGAFDEVHQAFVPGRDAGVTDWLFDLLGAWLGVRLAVRRKAGQRNPEDRGPVADLS; from the coding sequence ATGGCCGCGATCTGGTGGCTGAGCAGTCAGCCGGAGACTCTTGGACCAGACCTGCGCCATCCGCTTGACTGGATCGCGCACTTTCTGGCCTATCTGGCCCTGGCGTTCTCGCTGGGCCGGGCCACCGCCAGCCGCACTGCCGCCTTTCTGATGGCGGTGTGGTTTGGTGCCTTCGATGAGGTGCATCAGGCTTTTGTGCCTGGACGCGACGCCGGCGTCACCGACTGGCTGTTTGATCTCCTGGGCGCCTGGCTGGGCGTGCGGCTGGCCGTCCGGCGCAAGGCAGGCCAGAGAAATCCTGAAGACCGTGGGCCTGTTGCCGATCTGTCATAG
- the mce gene encoding methylmalonyl-CoA epimerase, protein MSALMLDHVAIATPDLDVGSAPYLALGLHREGPDEEVSTQGVRVRAFQVGDTLIELLMPTRPDSPIAAFLEKKGAGMHHTAYRVADLEAEMTRLQAEGARFLNPEPTPGRAGTRVAFLHPKWGQGTLIELVQHPEGGPLHGLVARQDGAQGNEQEVSRH, encoded by the coding sequence ATGAGTGCGCTGATGCTCGACCACGTGGCGATCGCCACGCCCGATCTGGATGTGGGTTCTGCTCCCTACCTCGCCCTGGGGCTGCACCGGGAAGGCCCTGACGAGGAGGTCAGCACCCAGGGGGTGCGCGTGCGCGCCTTTCAGGTCGGCGACACGCTGATTGAACTGCTGATGCCCACCCGGCCCGACAGCCCCATCGCCGCCTTTCTGGAGAAAAAGGGCGCTGGAATGCACCACACGGCCTACCGCGTCGCGGACCTGGAAGCTGAGATGACCCGCCTGCAGGCGGAGGGCGCCCGTTTTCTGAACCCGGAACCCACCCCCGGCCGCGCCGGGACACGGGTGGCTTTCCTGCATCCCAAGTGGGGTCAGGGCACCCTGATTGAACTGGTACAGCATCCCGAAGGTGGACCGCTTCATGGGCTGGTGGCCCGGCAGGACGGCGCTCAGGGCAATGAACAGGAAGTGAGCCGGCATTGA